The Fusarium poae strain DAOMC 252244 chromosome 2, whole genome shotgun sequence nucleotide sequence TTCCCGGGGCTCATGCTTGCGTCGCATGTATTTCTTCGAGGACTCTGGTATGTGAACCGCCATTGTCTTCAGGCGACAGGCCCCTGTGAGATAAGCCAAGTCGTGAGTTCTGCGAGACGTGTACTTGCCCTTACTGTCAACCTCATATGTGAGCCTCTGTGAGCCCATCCACAGAAGCTCAATGTGCTGAACAATCTGGAGTTTACATCCAATGTTCCTCGCAAAGCGACCCTATTCGCCAATGGAAGAGAAAACAAAGGTGTTTATCCCATAGAATATATGGGAACCAATTGCGTTCCAGGCTTTGCATACCAGGAGAGGAGCAAGAAGTCTCTGGGGATGAATAGTACCGAAAGTCAGAGAGACAGGTTCCCTTCCAATGTGGAACCGATGAAGGAGTGTCGTCTCGCCATTGCAATTTCGATGTAACGACTCTGGCTCGTAGTAAGGATCGAGACGAGACACAGGGTGAACAACATCATCGAAAACGAGAACATGACTCAAGATCTTGAGCTGGATCTGCCGAGGAAGCTTTTGGAACCGAAATGGCCgaacctcttcttcttcttcacctgATGTTGAGGACTCGTAATCACGCGGTGTAGGCGGTGGAGTACAGCCGTCGAAATCTCCAGAGATTGCACTCTCTTCCTGGCTCGCCGTCGGAGGTATGAGCTTCAAGTACGGGTGGGTCTTGGGTGGTTTGGATTCCCCAAAAGACCATGACATGTTCTCTTCCCGACACGAGAGCTTGTAGATATCCCCCCAGTCCCTGTAATGATCATTAGGACCATTTGCGAGAAAGTTCTCGGCTGCATCTGGCCATCTCTACAATCTGTCAGTAATCCGATACCATGAGATGCTGGAATGGAGATGAGCACATACCCTCTCAGTATTCCGGGGGCTCGCGGCTCGCAGCACATGTCGTCGCCCCACGATGAGGTATTGCCGGGCGGTTTCTGTCAGCCCATTCCATACGGGCAGAGGCAAGGATGCTACCAAGTCAAACAGTTGTTCAGGCTCTGGGAAACCGGCCAGTACGTCATCTGCGACGAACTGTCGAAGGGCATCGTTCTCTTCAGCAAGTCTTCTGTTCTCCTCGGCATTCAAAGTATGTACTGCGTAGAATTCTTCGACTGCTGCCTCCAAAGCCGCAACATGTCGGTTGAGAAGTCTCACCCTGCCTCTGTTAAATACTCTGCAATCTTGCAGATCTGCTCTCTTTTGGAGGAAGCGTTGTCGATACTCTAGGTAAAATGATGTCAGCGTATCCCAGTCGTCTATGGGAATTTCGTCTTCTTCCAGAGCCACCATAAGCTCTGCATTAGGATTCCTATCCCGGAATcgctcttcatcttcttgagtttcatcatcatcattaaaAGGATCGTCGTTTTCATCAAAAAGATCTTCGTTATTGATGTCGCTGTTGGCGTCGCTGTTGGCGTCGTTGTTCTCAATAGATGGGACCGTTGCCGCATCATCATGATCTAACTCTGAATGATTGTCATCATTAGAGTTAATATGGACGAAGTCTACCTCACCGGGGGCTGCGTCCGACATGGTGAtggttgttgaagatgatgaaggaaggaagaagaagagagatgaaAGAAGACGGAAGAAAGGGGGCTTTATATAGACGACCTGTAAGGGATGATGAATCACTGTCGAATAGGATCGAAGAGGATAGATGAGGAATCACTGTCGAAGAGACCATAAGAGACCATAAGAGACCACAAGATGTTAGGAGAGATCATAAAATAGTAGAAGAGATCAGGGGAGGTTAGGGAGAAAGCTCAGGCTATAAGAGGCCTAAATTAGAAGAGAATGAGAGGACATCTAAgctgaaagagaagaagaggagaagaTGAAACTTGAGTATGGAGAAGTCCGGAATTGGTGGTGCGGTATAGATGATAGAGGTGGAGCTACGAGGAAGCCAACCTGTGAAGTTCCGTGTAAGTCGGCAGCTGGGTAGAGATGAAAGTCAAGCGGCTGCTACACGGAGCGGACAACAAAGGGACGCCCAAATCGAAGATGATATACAACAAAGCACCACATGCGAGTTTTGTGTTTAATAGACTATAACAAAGATACACTTGCGATGATACATGAGAATCCTGATTCTGGCAAGCCAGCATTGGCTTTATGTTTATTTAAATTCACCTTATATAAGAGCGATAAGTACGTTGTGGGATTTTCAGATACAGAATGACTCGACTCAAGCTCTATTCAATGCTGTAGCTAAAATCGAAGCAAAACGCCTTGTTCTTGCTCCTTCACATCATCTGATCTGAATTGACAGGATGTGTAGGCAACAATCAGATTCTAGCTTGTTGCTCTAGAATCTAATTCCCTTCGGAGACCGCCTAAATGTGGGTTGGTATCTTTCTAAGCTCGTTTGACCTTATTCTCATTTTATAATCTAGTTCTTAAGGGCACTGGTAACGGGGTAGTGCCAGCTGCGGAAGGTATCCATAACAGTTGTGAACACGACCAAGAGGATACCACCTCCGGGACCAAGACGGAGAACCTGAGGAATCATTAGTACTTCGCTTTCTCTTTCCGATAAGATGACTTACCTTGGGCAAGAAACCCTTGTACAGAGCACCGAAACCCTCCTCCTTGAGCACAGTTCCGACGGCGGGGAAAGCCCAGTTGTACTTGGGAATCTGGCCAGGAACCTTGGGGGTGTTTTGAATTCGGCTCttgacaacatcaagaggaGTGTTGAGCACGGTTCCGAAAGTACCACCAACGGCACCAGAAATGAGATCGTTGGTGATCTGAGCCTTCTTGGTCTCAGCCTTGGGAAGCATTTGTCGGACCTGGAAAATGCAGCCGAAGTAACCAGCGTTCCAGAGGATATGGCGCCATAGGGTACTCTCGAGACCCTGGTAAAGAGTGAGAGGACCCTCGTTCTTGACGGTCTTTACGACACAGTCGACCATGCCGTTGTACTTTCCAGCAGAGGCCTTGTCTTGCAGACGAATCTTGACGAGTTCAAAGGGAACGACGACGAAAGACTCGGTGGCACCAGCAGTGGCACCGGTGAGGACGGAGAGAGGCTGGTTCATCTTGTCCATGCCAAACATCTTTCGGTAGACTTTGCCCCATTCATCGTTGGCAGCGAACTTGGTA carries:
- a CDS encoding hypothetical protein (BUSCO:37807at5125) — translated: MSADQPLPFIYQFAAGAIAGVSEILVMYPLDVVKTRVQLQTGSGATAEYNGMLDCFRKIIKQEGFSRLYRGISAPILMEAPKRATKFAANDEWGKVYRKMFGMDKMNQPLSVLTGATAGATESFVVVPFELVKIRLQDKASAGKYNGMVDCVVKTVKNEGPLTLYQGLESTLWRHILWNAGYFGCIFQVRQMLPKAETKKAQITNDLISGAVGGTFGTVLNTPLDVVKSRIQNTPKVPGQIPKYNWAFPAVGTVLKEEGFGALYKGFLPKVLRLGPGGGILLVVFTTVMDTFRSWHYPVTSALKN